DNA from Chloracidobacterium sp.:
ACTGCTCGGGCGACGCATATGACGGCGTCATTACACCCATTCTGGTGATCGTTGCCGAAGCGGCCGAATCGAATTCCTTGGAGAGGATCTTCGAGATGCCGAAATCCAACAGCTTCGGGATCCCGTCATTTGTGACCAGAATGTTTGACGGTTTTAGGTCGCGGTGAACAACCAGATTACGATGTGCGAACTCGACGGCCGAGCAGACGACACGAAATAACTCGAGTCGTGCCTTAAGCCCGATCTCGTTCACATTGCTGTATTCGTCGATCGGCAGGCCGTCGACAAACTCCATTGCAATGAATGGGATCCCTTCATCGGTCGTGCCGGCGTTCAGAAGCCTTGCAATATTCGGATGATCCAGTGAAGCGAGAATTTCACGCTCTTGCTCAAAATGACGCCGCAACGCACCGGTATTCATTTCGCGCCTCAGCAATTTCAGCGCGACCTTTTGTTCGAACTTCCCGTCGGCTCGTTCGGCAAGATAAACGGCACCCATTCCGCCGTGACCGAGTTCACCGTTGATGCGGTATGCACCGATCCTTTTACCGACCATGCCGCCGTCTGCGCCGTCGATGAAGTCTTTTGAAAACTCGACCGCCGAGCCGTCCATCATCGCGGCGGCCCCGTGCTCCATCGAGAGCAGCGATTCGACTTCGGACCGGATCTCGGGAGAAAGGCCGAGTTCGTTCAGAAACCGCGGGCGGTCCGCCGGTTCGATCTCAAGTGCCTCGTGAAGCACTTCTTTGACGCGTGGCCAGTTATCCGTGTTCATACGATTTATTCGCTTCCGGATCTAAATGCGAATTTTCGCTTCCAAGTGTGACAAATTCACTCGATCAAACTCGTGTGAGGAAGTTCTCGATCACGCACGGCTGAGTTCACGGAAAAGCCATAAGCGGGCGGACTGCCATTCGCGGCCTACCGTCCGTTCGGAGACGTCCAACGCAGACGCGATCTCGCCGTTGTTCAAGCCGCCGAAGAACCTCATCTCGACCACTTTCGCTTGCTGTTCGTCCAATTCGGCGAGCCGATCGAGGGCGTCGTTTAACGCCAGAATGGATTCGGCGCGCTGTTCGACCGGTATTTGAACGTCGTCCAAAGAAAAGTGGATCGGGTTGCTGCCGCGTTTTGCAGCAGCATGAACCCGTGCGTGATCTACCAGGATCTGCCTCATCAAACGCGATGCGACGCCGTAGAAGTGACTGCGATTCTGCCAGTCGATACCTGACTGCTGCGCGATCCGCAAAAACGCCTCATGGACGAGTGCGGTTGGCTGCAGCGTATGATCGCGACGTT
Protein-coding regions in this window:
- a CDS encoding sigma-70 family RNA polymerase sigma factor, translated to MRSSEITQILQDWNDGNEDAKERLLPFVYDELKRQARYYMSRERRDHTLQPTALVHEAFLRIAQQSGIDWQNRSHFYGVASRLMRQILVDHARVHAAAKRGSNPIHFSLDDVQIPVEQRAESILALNDALDRLAELDEQQAKVVEMRFFGGLNNGEIASALDVSERTVGREWQSARLWLFRELSRA